The Nitrospira tepida genome includes a window with the following:
- a CDS encoding methyltransferase domain-containing protein: MKEKLVSFLVCPDCKHSLNLATADWDGQEIVRGELRCTSCSAMFPIVRGIPRFVSTDAYVKNFSFQWNTHRTTQVDSLAGHAESGNTFRTKTGLNDAELNGKLVLDVGVGTGRFMEVANNLGAEVIGIDLSYAVDAAYVNMGRRAGVHVVQADVFRLPFRSETFDVIYSIGVLHHTPSTGKAFACLPHLLKRTGIVAIWVYVEAGEYSRRLDRVRTLTVHIPRFPLYTICWIIVPLLQTMARMPGLGQLALHVPVSNQGRGLVWDVLDTFDAYSPRYQWKHTEAEVVDWFKDANLEDIRVLNFPVSVRGRKPHT, translated from the coding sequence ATGAAAGAGAAGCTGGTCTCGTTCCTTGTGTGTCCTGACTGCAAGCACTCGTTGAATCTGGCGACCGCGGATTGGGATGGCCAAGAGATTGTACGAGGTGAACTGCGTTGTACGTCCTGTTCGGCGATGTTTCCCATCGTTAGAGGCATCCCAAGGTTCGTCTCGACCGACGCATATGTCAAAAACTTTTCATTCCAGTGGAATACCCATCGCACAACACAAGTGGACTCTCTCGCAGGGCACGCGGAGTCCGGCAACACGTTCCGCACAAAAACAGGGCTGAACGACGCTGAACTCAACGGCAAGCTGGTTCTAGATGTCGGGGTGGGAACTGGAAGATTTATGGAGGTGGCAAACAACTTGGGAGCGGAAGTCATAGGCATAGATCTCTCGTACGCAGTCGATGCGGCTTATGTGAACATGGGACGTCGGGCAGGTGTCCATGTAGTTCAGGCCGATGTCTTCCGTCTACCGTTTCGTTCTGAAACCTTCGACGTGATCTACAGTATCGGGGTTCTTCACCACACTCCCTCCACAGGAAAAGCGTTCGCTTGCCTTCCGCATCTGTTGAAGCGGACTGGGATCGTAGCCATTTGGGTGTATGTCGAGGCGGGTGAATATTCGAGGCGTTTGGATCGGGTGCGCACCCTTACCGTGCATATTCCCCGTTTTCCACTCTATACGATCTGCTGGATCATAGTGCCGCTGCTGCAAACTATGGCGCGCATGCCAGGTCTAGGACAACTGGCCTTGCATGTGCCGGTCAGTAACCAAGGACGAGGGTTGGTCTGGGACGTATTGGACACGTTTGATGCGTACTCTCCGCGCTATCAGTGGAAACATACAGAAGCGGAGGTGGTCGACTGGTTCAAAGATGCCAATCTGGAGGATATCCGGGTCCTGAACTTCCCAGTCTCGGTAAGAGGCAGGAAGCCTCACACCTAG
- a CDS encoding glycosyltransferase — MNILALQTGQYEHFSSAVEQAVVRYPDARLTGLIKADDLERARISKLFKEIIQIQDDGPLRTLYKLGVTSFDYCLVPFEDRFGIQYWTFRSIPIRLGIHHIGSYNRLHRFKEAPLAIWILESLFVNTVARAIVLVMCFGKRVWWRLRRNLSIAVLFVLAGLALLLRGLASLGLHPVKWVIEKRLPTGRRRVVLHIPSLGLGGAQRQLAIFLERIDRSLWDVEVVTVDALDKFFEPTIREQNITIHYLNPHCQLYEVGLVWQLVRYLYRRPCHVLHSWLHFSVAIGAVAGTLVGIARIIGSIRSEQPARFPWFFPPWQRAIDIVTAPLQTVIIANSNAVRHENQQWAFLPERKMVTIYNGINVQDIRPLLPEQERQLREELHLPQGTPVVGIVGRLSPEKDHITFLRAARFVIDVMPTAVFVVVGGGPLHDAIRAEIAALGLEGCVVMTGERRDVLYLIQLMDILVLTSTSEGLPNVLLEAAVCGVPTVTCAAGGASEVVVHGETGFVVPCKDPRSVADRVLDLIRDRALRQKFIDAAKARTRILFSAERFAASVEGCYCEQYGRTYQQDNKRKNTHVAVEHPHD; from the coding sequence ATGAATATCCTTGCATTGCAGACAGGGCAATATGAGCATTTCAGCTCTGCCGTTGAACAGGCGGTTGTGCGATATCCTGATGCGAGGCTCACCGGCCTTATCAAGGCTGATGACCTGGAACGAGCAAGAATCAGCAAGCTATTCAAGGAGATTATTCAAATTCAAGATGACGGCCCTCTGCGGACTCTCTATAAGCTGGGTGTCACCTCTTTCGACTATTGTCTTGTACCATTTGAGGATCGGTTCGGCATTCAATATTGGACCTTTCGGTCCATTCCTATCCGGTTGGGGATCCATCACATCGGTTCCTATAACAGACTCCATCGTTTCAAGGAGGCACCCCTTGCCATCTGGATCCTCGAAAGCCTTTTCGTGAATACCGTCGCGCGAGCGATAGTTCTCGTGATGTGTTTTGGCAAGAGAGTGTGGTGGAGGCTGCGCAGGAATCTATCCATTGCCGTATTGTTTGTTCTGGCGGGATTGGCGTTGCTCCTTCGAGGTTTGGCATCGTTGGGTCTTCATCCCGTGAAATGGGTCATCGAGAAGAGATTACCAACAGGACGCCGAAGAGTGGTGCTCCATATCCCCAGTCTGGGCTTGGGCGGCGCCCAACGCCAACTAGCGATCTTTCTGGAACGAATTGATCGAAGTCTGTGGGACGTAGAGGTCGTTACCGTTGACGCATTGGATAAGTTCTTTGAGCCGACCATTCGGGAGCAGAACATTACGATTCATTATTTGAACCCCCATTGCCAACTTTACGAAGTGGGACTGGTGTGGCAGTTGGTGCGATATCTTTATCGAAGGCCTTGCCATGTATTGCATAGTTGGCTTCACTTTTCTGTCGCAATTGGTGCAGTGGCAGGTACGCTGGTGGGCATTGCAAGAATTATCGGATCCATTAGAAGCGAACAGCCAGCCCGGTTTCCATGGTTTTTCCCCCCTTGGCAACGTGCCATCGATATTGTCACTGCACCGCTGCAAACCGTAATAATCGCCAATTCCAATGCCGTCCGCCACGAGAATCAACAGTGGGCATTCCTGCCTGAGCGGAAAATGGTCACGATCTACAATGGAATCAATGTCCAGGACATTAGACCGCTGCTTCCGGAGCAGGAACGGCAGCTTCGGGAGGAGCTTCATTTGCCGCAAGGGACACCCGTCGTGGGGATCGTGGGGCGTCTTTCTCCAGAGAAAGACCACATCACTTTCCTTCGGGCGGCCCGGTTCGTAATAGATGTTATGCCAACCGCCGTATTTGTGGTAGTCGGCGGCGGCCCCTTGCACGATGCGATTCGAGCAGAAATCGCGGCGCTCGGCCTGGAGGGTTGCGTCGTGATGACCGGTGAGCGTCGAGATGTGCTGTACCTCATCCAACTTATGGATATTCTGGTGCTGACATCAACGAGTGAGGGTCTTCCGAATGTATTGTTGGAGGCGGCGGTCTGTGGTGTTCCCACAGTTACCTGCGCTGCTGGTGGTGCGAGTGAGGTTGTCGTCCACGGGGAAACCGGATTTGTGGTGCCTTGCAAAGATCCTCGGAGTGTCGCAGACAGGGTACTGGATCTCATTCGAGATCGGGCGTTGAGACAGAAGTTTATCGACGCGGCAAAGGCACGAACCCGCATCCTGTTTTCAGCTGAGCGGTTTGCAGCATCTGTCGAGGGATGTTACTGCGAGCAGTATGGCCGCACCTATCAGCAGGATAACAAGCGAAAAAATACTCATGTCGCGGTTGAGCACCCACATGACTGA
- a CDS encoding ABC transporter permease produces MRAIYVIALNTLRENLRDKILYNLILFAVVLIGLSVLLADLTIMEHHRMIKDMGLAAINLVGLIISIFVGIGLVNREIERRTVYTIMARPISRTAFILGKYCGLVLTLLINFIVMLGIFMATLGLYGVPIAWTLFQAVQLMFVEMLLITAMALLFSTFSSSTLSAIITLALYVIGHLIGDLKGLTQNSQAVGLKNVVSALSYLCPNLEVLNIKGQAAMGVAVTASYGALASLYGLSYAAAAITLACMIFQRRDF; encoded by the coding sequence GACAAGATTCTCTACAACCTCATCTTATTTGCGGTTGTGTTGATTGGTCTATCGGTACTGCTTGCCGATCTGACCATTATGGAACATCACCGCATGATCAAAGATATGGGTCTGGCGGCGATTAACCTTGTTGGGTTGATCATTAGCATCTTTGTCGGGATTGGACTAGTGAACAGGGAGATCGAACGACGGACGGTATACACAATCATGGCCAGGCCAATCAGCCGGACGGCGTTCATTCTCGGGAAGTATTGCGGACTAGTACTCACGCTGTTGATCAATTTTATCGTGATGTTGGGGATATTCATGGCAACACTGGGATTGTACGGCGTGCCAATTGCCTGGACACTCTTCCAAGCCGTGCAACTGATGTTCGTGGAGATGCTGTTGATCACGGCGATGGCTCTTCTCTTTTCGACGTTCAGCTCCTCGACACTCAGCGCAATTATTACACTCGCTCTCTACGTGATTGGACACCTGATTGGGGATCTCAAGGGCCTTACGCAGAACAGCCAAGCAGTGGGGTTAAAGAATGTCGTCTCCGCGCTGTCCTATCTGTGTCCGAATCTGGAAGTTCTGAATATTAAAGGACAGGCTGCGATGGGTGTTGCGGTGACTGCGAGTTACGGAGCGCTAGCCTCACTGTATGGGTTGTCATATGCCGCCGCGGCGATCACTTTGGCCTGCATGATCTTTCAACGGCGTGATTTCTAA